A genomic window from Flavobacterium azooxidireducens includes:
- a CDS encoding T9SS type A sorting domain-containing protein has translation MNNFTFETTQVKQMLSKSILALALLSSSITFAQQVESPLKSMKGEEIISKRDLFANHYLNENGTFSAAIGTSPINYRKDGSFHPINTSIKNSNNTNYPYANTENLMESHFGATSAHGIQNKIEGKTVSEFLNTKMHWEVNGQLTATVDQSNSTIVVNNNKASYNNIFGEIDAEFKITNGKRKLNFIIPSQNAIANAPVGADYLVFSEEILLPETWKHISTEKGIYIFDEKNNAVLLYESPYSVDGGKRKLREKNTFIDVFASGNRLTILTKVKTSWLLSQARTFPILVDPTVTTYPDEVEMHTGCVYSSDGYKVDSFISFGRDEDFLGQEDFLRGWARFNTTSIPDDATIDAGTTIHFYIEDGSPDYSPANGHSMVISQIPSTINPVTANGTTLYNTINQNGYSPVITAPLNTIGWKNHTITANQIAIDIQNQLAQNYFSVGFMPQGDFFEGEYLIASGWDTDEKPYLVINYTESTMSVGDASKGIGLYPNPVQSELFVKSDYNVESIEVISMLGQSVAKSNGTNSIVVSSLANGIYAVQITLDNGSVVNQKFVKN, from the coding sequence ATGAACAATTTTACATTTGAAACAACTCAAGTCAAGCAGATGTTGAGTAAATCGATTTTGGCACTTGCTCTACTCTCTTCTAGTATTACTTTTGCTCAACAGGTTGAATCTCCATTAAAATCGATGAAAGGAGAAGAAATAATTTCAAAACGTGATTTATTTGCTAACCATTATTTAAATGAAAACGGAACTTTTTCAGCAGCAATAGGCACATCACCTATTAACTATAGAAAAGACGGTAGTTTTCATCCCATTAACACATCAATTAAAAATAGTAATAACACGAATTATCCTTATGCCAATACTGAAAATTTGATGGAATCTCATTTTGGAGCAACTTCTGCTCATGGAATTCAAAATAAGATTGAAGGAAAAACAGTCTCTGAATTTTTAAATACAAAAATGCATTGGGAAGTTAATGGTCAGCTTACAGCAACTGTTGATCAATCGAACTCAACAATTGTTGTAAACAATAACAAAGCAAGCTATAATAACATTTTTGGAGAAATTGATGCCGAATTCAAAATCACAAATGGCAAAAGAAAATTAAACTTCATCATCCCATCACAAAATGCAATTGCAAATGCTCCTGTTGGTGCAGATTATTTAGTTTTTTCGGAAGAAATTTTACTTCCAGAAACATGGAAACATATTTCAACAGAAAAAGGTATCTATATATTTGACGAAAAAAACAATGCTGTTTTATTATATGAATCTCCCTATTCTGTTGATGGAGGGAAAAGAAAATTACGTGAAAAAAATACATTTATTGACGTATTTGCAAGCGGAAACCGATTAACTATTTTAACAAAAGTAAAAACAAGTTGGTTATTAAGCCAAGCCAGAACATTTCCAATATTAGTTGATCCAACCGTAACAACTTATCCAGATGAAGTTGAAATGCACACCGGATGTGTTTATTCTTCTGATGGATATAAAGTTGATAGTTTTATTAGCTTTGGAAGAGATGAAGATTTTTTAGGGCAAGAAGATTTTTTAAGAGGATGGGCGAGATTTAACACCACTTCAATTCCTGATGATGCTACCATTGATGCCGGAACAACTATTCATTTTTATATTGAAGATGGCAGTCCTGATTACAGCCCAGCTAACGGACATTCAATGGTAATTTCTCAAATACCTTCTACTATAAATCCGGTAACTGCAAACGGAACAACGCTTTATAACACCATTAATCAAAACGGATATTCTCCGGTAATTACTGCACCATTAAACACAATTGGTTGGAAAAATCATACTATTACAGCAAATCAAATAGCCATAGACATTCAAAATCAATTAGCCCAAAATTATTTTTCGGTTGGATTTATGCCACAAGGAGACTTTTTTGAAGGTGAATATTTAATTGCCTCTGGTTGGGATACAGATGAAAAACCGTATTTAGTTATTAATTATACTGAAAGCACTATGAGCGTTGGTGATGCTTCAAAAGGCATTGGATTATATCCAAATCCGGTTCAATCAGAATTATTTGTTAAGTCGGATTATAATGTTGAATCTATTGAAGTTATCTCTATGCTAGGGCAATCTGTAGCAAAATCAAACGGAACAAACAGCATAGTTGTTTCTTCGTTAGCAAACGGAATTTATGCTGTTCAAATTACTTTAGATAATGGATCAGTTGTTAATCAAAAATTTGTGAAGAATTAA